A part of Kryptolebias marmoratus isolate JLee-2015 linkage group LG8, ASM164957v2, whole genome shotgun sequence genomic DNA contains:
- the LOC108235291 gene encoding potassium voltage-gated channel subfamily A member 3, translated as MRLQPRMDDHLSLLHSPPPSVTKTRGDNLVNHGYTETEADVMTVVACDNMLEESAALPGHHSLDRYEPDHECCERVVINISGLRFETQLKTLSQFPETLLGDPKKRMRYFDPLRNEYFFDRNRPSFDAILYYYQSGGRIRRPVNVPIDIFSEEIRFYELGEEAMEKFREDEGFIKEEERPLPENEFQRQVWLLFEYPESSGPARGIAIVSVLVILISIVIFCLETLPEFRDENRDPITIAPVINGTLPYFISPFSDPFFVVETLCIIWFSFELLVRFFACPSKATFSKNIMNIIDIVAIIPYFITLGTELAERQGNGQQAMSLAILRVIRLVRVFRIFKLSRHSKGLQILGQTLKASMRELGLLIFFLFIGVILFSSAVYFAEADDPESGFNSIPDAFWWAVVTMTTVGYGDMHPVTIGGKIVGSLCAIAGVLTIALPVPVIVSNFNYFYHRETDGEEQAQYLHVGSCQPLADTEELRKTRSSSSLSKSEYMVIEEHGMNSAFKQQPNFPTTAQNNSQNCVNISKKIFTDV; from the coding sequence ATGCGTCTTCAGCCGCGCATGGACGACCACCTCAGCCTCCTGCACTCACCCCCGCCGAGCGTGACCAAGACCCGCGGCGACAACCTGGTGAACCACGGCTACACCGAGACGGAGGCCGACGTGATGACGGTCGTGGCGTGTGACAACATGCTGGAGGAGTCGGCGGCTTTGCCGGGCCACCACTCTCTGGACCGATACGAACCGGACCACGAGTGCTGCGAGAGGGTGGTCATCAACATCTCAGGGCTGCGCTTCGAGACGCAGCTCAAGACTCTGTCCCAGTTTCCGGAGACGCTGCTGGGGGACCCCAAGAAGCGGATGAGGTACTTTGATCCTCTCAGGAACGAGTACTTTTTTGATCGGAACCGACCCAGCTTCGATGCCATTCTGTATTACTACCAGTCCGGCGGGCGCATCAGAAGACCTGTTAATGTGCCCATTGACATTTTCTCCGAGGAGATACGCTTCTATGAGCTGGGCGAGGAGGCTATGGAGAAGTTCAGAGAGGATGAGGGCTTTAtaaaggaggaggagcggcCGCTGCCAGAGAATGAGTTTCAGAGACAGGTGTGGCTGCTCTTTGAGTACCCGGAGAGCTCGGGTCCCGCCAGGGGAATAGCAATAGTGTCTGTTTTGGTCATTCTCATCTCCATTGTCATTTTCTGCTTAGAGACACTACCAGAGTTCAGGGACGAAAACAGGGACCCAATCACCATTGCGCCCGTGATAAACGGTACGCTCCCATATTTCATCAGCCCCTTCTCGGACCCTTTTTTTGTCGTGGAGACGCTGTGCATCATCTGGTTCTCCTTCGAGTTGCTCGTGCGCTTTTTTGCGTGCCCGAGCAAAGCCACGTTCTCCAAAAACATCATGAACATCATTGACATCGTGGCGATCATCCCCTACTTCATCACCTTGGGCACGGAGCTCGCGGAGAGGCAGGGGAACGGACAGCAGGCCATGTCCTTGGCCATTCTGCGCGTAATCAGGCTCGTCCGGGTGTTTCGCATCTTCAAACTCTCGCGTCACTCCAAGGGGCTCCAGATTTTAGGACAAACTCTAAAAGCCAGCATGCGTGAGCTTGGCCTGCtcattttcttcctgttcatCGGGGTCATCCTCTTTTCCAGCGCTGTGTACTTTGCCGAGGCAGACGACCCGGAATCGGGCTTCAACAGCATCCCGGACGCCTTCTGGTGGGCTGTTGTCACCATGACTACAGTGGGTTACGGGGACATGCACCCCGTGACGATCGGGGGCAAAATCGTGGGATCTCTGTGCGCAATCGCCGGCGTGCTGACCATCGCCCTGCCCGTTCCCGTCATCGTCTCCAACTTCAACTACTTCTATCACAGGGAGACGGACGGCGAGGAGCAGGCGCAGTACCTGCACGTGGGCAGCTGTCAGCCTCTGGCGGAcacagaggagctgaggaagacgcgctcctcctcctcgctcagCAAGAGCGAGTATATGGTGATCGAGGAGCACGGGATGAACAGCGCGTTCAAGCAGCAGCCCAACTTCCCCACCACCGCCCAGAACAACTCGCAGAACTGCGTGAACATCAGCAAAAAGATTTTCACCGACGTGTAG